In the Deinococcus planocerae genome, TGGTGGGTCACTGCGCCGTCCGCCCGGCACGTCCGCCGCGTGTACTACAACGACGCCAATTTCGCGCGGCTGGAGCGGGTGCGCGAGGTCGCCGCCCGGCTGGGGCGCTCGCCGAATCAGGTCGCGCTGGCCGCCCTGATGACGGAGCCCTTCCCGGTTTTTCCCATCGTCGGTGCCTACCGGCTGGAGCAACTGGAGGACAGCGCGGCGGCGGGCAACCTCGTGCTGGATGTCGAGACTGCCCGGTACGTGAAGACGGGGAGTTGAGGTCCGGCGGGGGCGCCGGGTGGGCCGTGCGCTGGACAGGAACGCGCGAGGCGCAGGGTCCCACAACGCCGTCTGGGAACTCTCCGCCTCGCCGCTTGAGCGGTCACCCTGAGTGAAGCGAAGGGTCTCCTGCCGGGCAGACGGGACGCTGCGCTCCGCTCTGCTACGCGGCTTTGGAAGTCAGCATGACAACGTTCCCGTGCCGAACGCCCTACCGCCCCTGCCCCGTGCTCGGGGGCGTGCCGGGGGCGAGGGTGACGGGGACCTGCACGGTCTGGCCGCCGCGCACGACGGTGAGGCGCAGCGTCTCGCCCACCTGGCCGCTGAAGAGCCGCTCGCGCAGGTCGGCGGAGGTTTCGATGGGCTGGCCGTTGACGGCGGTGATGACGTCGCCGCCGAGGGTGATCGGCCCGAAGGGCGTGTTGATCCGCTGGGTGCCGCCGCGCAGGCCGCCGCGTGCCGCCGGGCCGTTCGGCTCGACCGTCACGACGAGGGCCCCCTCGCGCGGGAGGTTGTACTGACGGCGGGCCTGCTCGGAAAAGACGCTGAGTTCGAAGGGCGCGAGCACCACGCCGATGCGCGGCCCGGTGACCGTCTCGCCCGCGCGCAGCCGCGGCAACAGGCGGCCCGCGACGTTGCTGGGAATGGCGAAGCCGATGCCCGCGCTCTGCCCGATGCCCGTCACCGCGCCCGAGGGCGACAGGATCTGGGTGTTGATCCCGATGACCTGCCCGGCGCTGTTGAGCAGCGGTCCGCCCGAGTTGCCGGGATTGATCGCCGCGTCGGTCTGGATGGCGTTTTGCGGCACCTGCCGCTGCCCGGTGGGGATGGTGCGCTCCACCGCCGACACGATGCCCTCGGACGCCGAGAACTGCTGCCCCAAGGGCGCCCCGATGGCGAAGACCCGCTGCCCCACGCGCAGCCGCGTGCTGTCCCCGAGCGGCAGGGGCCGGATGAGACCTGCGGGTACGTTCTGCACCTGTATCAGGGCGAGGTCGTAGTCGGGCGCGGTGCCCACGACGCGCGCCGGAAACTCGCGGCTCTGGCCCAGCAGGCGCACGCTCAGCCGGGTCGCCCCCTCCACGACGTGGAAGTTCGTCAGGGCGTACCCCTGCGCGTCCACGAAAAAGCCGCTGCCGCTCGACTGCTCCACCCCGCCGCGGGGGTCCTCGAACAGCGGGCTGGAGAAGACGGGCTGCTCGTCGCCGGGCGTCTCGGCGCTGATATAGACCACGCCCCTCAGCGAGCGCTCCAGCACCTCGACCTGCGAGAGTTCGTCGGGGCGCAGCGTGCTCGGGGCCGCCTGGGTCGGCGCGGCTGGCGTCTGCCGGGGCGGGGCGGGTGCGGTCTGGGCCGAAGCTGCGGGCGCGGCGAGGAGCAGGAGCGAGGTGAGCAGCGGGATCGGTCGCATGGAGCCTCCTTGGGCGGGCAGGACGACGGGACGCAGGGGGTCGGCGGTCCCTCCCGTCCGTGCGAGGGCCACGCCCCCTGCTCTATGCCAGAGGGACGACGCCCTTCTGTCGCATCGGGCCAAATCCCCATCGGACCCCGAACGATGAACGTTTCCTTGACGGCGCTTTTCCCGGCGGGTCCGTGACGGGCGTTCGCCTCAGCCCCCCTCGTCCCCGGCCAGGGCGGGCTCCGGCAGCGGGGGCACGTCGCCCCCCGTAAATCTCTTGGTGAGCCAGCGGTCGAAGCGGGCGAGGCCCTCGGCCTGCCGGGCATAGGCGGCGTTCAAGGCCCGCAGCCGCGCGTGGACGGCCCGCAGCCGCTCGTCGCTGAGGGGGATGTCGGCGCGGGTCCAGTCGTGGCGGTACGTGCCGCCCACGTCGTGGGTCGCCCGCCGCAGGGTCACCATGTCGCGCACCTCGTCGAGGGGCACGCCCAGAATGCGCAGGTCCATCACGTCCCGCAAGAGCCGCAGCGCGTAGGGCCCGTACAGCGCCCGCCCCGAGGCCGTCACCTGGTCGGGGGTCAGGAGGCCCAGTTCGGCGTAGTGCATCACCGTGCGCCGGGTCACCCCCGCCTCGCGGGCGAGTTCGGCGGTCGTGTAGAAGGTGAGCGGCTGGGGGCTCTGCGTCATCAGGGCGTGACCACGACCTTGCCCGTCACCCGGCGGTCGAGCAGGGCGCGCAGGGCTTCCGGGGCCCGCTCCAGCGCGTAACGTTCGCTCACCAGTGGCCGGATCGTCCCGTCCCCCACCCACCCCGCCAGCCGCATGAGGTTGCGGGCGTTGCCGCGCGGGTCGCGCCGGGCGAACTCGCCCCAGAACACGCCGACCACCGAGGCGCCCTTGAGGAGCGGGAGGTTGAAGGGCAGCCTCGGAATGTCGCCCCCCGCGAAGCCCACCACCAGATAGCGCCCGCCCCACCCGATCGAGCGGAAGGCGGGCTCGGCGAGGTCCCCGCCCACCGGGTCGAAGATCACGTCCGGCCCCTGGCCACCCGTGAGCGCCTTGAGGCCGCCCCGCAGGTCTTCCGAGGCGTAGTTCAGCGTCTCGTCCGCCCCGTGCTCGCGGGCCAGGGTCAGCTTCTCGTCCGTGCTCGCCGCCGCGATCACCCGCGCGCCCAGCGCTTTGCCGATCATCACCGCCGCGAGGCCCACCCCGCCCGCCGCACCGAGGACGAGCAGCGTCTCGCCCGCTTGCAACTGCGCCCGGTCGCTGAGCGCGTGCATGGACGTGCCGTAGGCGAGGGGAAGGCTGGCGGCGACGGCGGCGTCCATCCCCCCCGGCA is a window encoding:
- a CDS encoding NADPH:quinone oxidoreductase family protein; the encoded protein is MRALICDRFDQPEALTVRDVPDPTPGPGEVVLDVEAAGVNYPDALMVQGLYQVKPPFPFTPGAEAAGVVSAVGEGVQGLQPGQRVVAFTGTGAFAEKLLAPANAVMPLPGGMDAAVAASLPLAYGTSMHALSDRAQLQAGETLLVLGAAGGVGLAAVMIGKALGARVIAAASTDEKLTLAREHGADETLNYASEDLRGGLKALTGGQGPDVIFDPVGGDLAEPAFRSIGWGGRYLVVGFAGGDIPRLPFNLPLLKGASVVGVFWGEFARRDPRGNARNLMRLAGWVGDGTIRPLVSERYALERAPEALRALLDRRVTGKVVVTP
- a CDS encoding MerR family transcriptional regulator; its protein translation is MTQSPQPLTFYTTAELAREAGVTRRTVMHYAELGLLTPDQVTASGRALYGPYALRLLRDVMDLRILGVPLDEVRDMVTLRRATHDVGGTYRHDWTRADIPLSDERLRAVHARLRALNAAYARQAEGLARFDRWLTKRFTGGDVPPLPEPALAGDEGG
- a CDS encoding S1C family serine protease, with product MRPIPLLTSLLLLAAPAASAQTAPAPPRQTPAAPTQAAPSTLRPDELSQVEVLERSLRGVVYISAETPGDEQPVFSSPLFEDPRGGVEQSSGSGFFVDAQGYALTNFHVVEGATRLSVRLLGQSREFPARVVGTAPDYDLALIQVQNVPAGLIRPLPLGDSTRLRVGQRVFAIGAPLGQQFSASEGIVSAVERTIPTGQRQVPQNAIQTDAAINPGNSGGPLLNSAGQVIGINTQILSPSGAVTGIGQSAGIGFAIPSNVAGRLLPRLRAGETVTGPRIGVVLAPFELSVFSEQARRQYNLPREGALVVTVEPNGPAARGGLRGGTQRINTPFGPITLGGDVITAVNGQPIETSADLRERLFSGQVGETLRLTVVRGGQTVQVPVTLAPGTPPSTGQGR